In the Malaya genurostris strain Urasoe2022 chromosome 1, Malgen_1.1, whole genome shotgun sequence genome, one interval contains:
- the LOC131432199 gene encoding pre-mRNA-splicing factor RBM22 — protein sequence MAMSKTTNTYNRQNWEDSEFPILCQTCLGDNPYVRMIKERYGKECKICTRPFTIFRWCPGARMRFKKTEICQTCSKLKNVCQTCLLDLEYGLPTQVRDAALKIQDRIPESDVNKEYYIQTIEGQLKAGGDETVAAGTVGKSLAASDMLAKLARTAPYYKRNLPHICSFWVKGECKRGEECPYRHDKPVEPDDPLSEQNIRDRYYGRNDPVADKLMKRAASIPKLEPPEDKTITTLYVGNLGEHLTEVDIRDNFYHYGEIRSVSLVPRQQCAFVQYTKRGAAELAAEKTFNKLILGGKKLTIKWAHSQAKSTAYAQSSVPRGNRIFDPVPGLPGHLPMPPNPNDYFNLQASEMAVLPPGMKIHQLPPGLIPGAPTASYSQMYSQPSGSGASGTAGHVMMPPGIPNPGMQSMHYPSQDPARLGALKK from the exons ATGGCGATGTCCAAAACTACAAACACGTACAATCGTCAGAACTGGGAGGACTCG GAATTTCCCATCCTGTGCCAGACCTGCCTCGGCGATAATCCGTATGTGCGAATG ATCAAAGAGCGCTACGGAAAAGAGTGCAAAATTTGTACTCGACCGTTTACAATCTTCCGCTGGTGTCCGGGGGCGCGGATGCGCttcaagaaaacggaaatttgtCAAACGTGCAGTAAGCTGAAAAACGTTTGTCAAACCTGTTTGCTAGATTTAGAATATGGCCTTCCGACTCAGGTGCGTGACGCTGCCCTCAAGATTCAGGATCGCATTCCGGAGAGTGACGTGAACAAGGAGTATTATATTCAGACGATTGAAGGTCAACTGAAAGCTGGCGGAGATGAGACGGTTGCGGCTGGAACGGTTGGAAAGTCACTGGCAGCCAGCGATATGTTGGCTAAGTTGGCCCGGACGGCTCCGTActacaaacgcaatcttccCCACATTTGTTCGTTCTGGGTGAAAGGAGAGTGTAAGCGAGGCGAAGAATGCCCCTATCGGCACGATAAACCCGTCGAGCCGGATGACCCCCTATCGGAGCAGAACATACGGGATCGTTACTACGGTCGCAATGATCCGGTGGCAGATAAGCTCATGAAACGAGCTGCTTCCATTCCAAAACTGGAACCACCAGAAGACAAAACGATTACCACGTTGTATGTGGGTAACCTGGGAGAACATTTGACGGAGGTGGACATCAGAGATAACTTTTATCACTACGGTGAAATTCGGTCCGTTTCGCTTGTACCTAGACAACAGTGCGCCTTTGTGCAGTACACCAAACGAGGGGCCGCCGAATTGGCAGCGGAAAAGACTTTCAACAAGTTGATTCTCGGTGGTAAAAAACTCACGATTAAGTGGGCTCACTCTCAAGCCAAATCGACAGCTTATGCGCAAAGTTCCGTTCCCCGGGGTAATCGTATTTTCGATCCGGTACCGGGACTACCCGGACACCTGCCAATGCCACCGAATCCGAACGACTATTTCAACCTACAAGCATCGGAAATGGCCGTCCTACCACCGGGCATGAAAATTCATCAACTACCGCCGGGTTTGATTCCGGGTGCTCCCACGGCAAGCTACTCTCAGATGTACTCGCAACCATCGGGCTCCGGAGCAAGTGGGACAGCCGGGCACGTTATGATGCCACCTGGTATACCCAATCCAGGCATGCAATCGATGCACTATCCTAGCCAGGATCCGGCTCGGTTAGGGGCACTGAAAAAATAG